One genomic window of Onychostoma macrolepis isolate SWU-2019 chromosome 25, ASM1243209v1, whole genome shotgun sequence includes the following:
- the si:ch211-284k5.2 gene encoding uncharacterized protein si:ch211-284k5.2, with translation MHKSYQPLKPATNKYLQQRWDQTRYEDHRSKVREAKPVVNTKGIQTPAHIQQKLKKIQVQEERMFIIERDNHHLASKLAAISRSKGLVDHRNHYQECSLNAEKRREKLLQVTHENQAIYHRITTQKSDYRRELWEEDWEKVERKRDDIARYPRGESNKQKSTKCVKFSGGTSGQSQRSSSGVEDDSGETTEDST, from the exons ATGCACAAATCCTACCAGCCCCTGAAACCCGCGACCAACAAATACCTGCAGCAGCGATGGGACCAGACGCGCTATGAGGACCACCGCAGCAAG GTGCGAGAAGCCAAACCCGTGGTCAACACCAAGGGCATCCAAACGCCTGCACATATTCAACAGAAACTGAAGAAAATCCAG gTGCAGGAAGAGAGGATGTTCATCATCGAGAGAGACAATCATCACCTGGCGTCCAAACTGGCTGCGATCTCTCGCTCCAAAGGCCTCGTGGACCACAGGAACCATTACCAAGAGTGcag TCTGAATGCTGAGAAAAGGAGGGAGAAGCTTCTTCAGGTGACTCATGAAAACCAGGCGATCTACCATCGAATCACGACGCAGAAATCCGACTACAGGAGGGAACTCTGGGAAGAAGACTGGGAAAAAGTGGAGCGAAAGAGAGACGACATCGCACGCTATCCACGAGGAGAGAGCAATAAACAG AAATCTACAAAGTGTGTGAAGTTCTCTGGAGGGACGTCAGGACAGAGTCAGCGCTCGTCCAGCGGTGTTGAAGATGACAGCGGGGAAACCACAGAAGATTCAACATAA